The proteins below come from a single Isoptericola dokdonensis DS-3 genomic window:
- the map gene encoding type I methionyl aminopeptidase, which translates to MIELRSPREIEEMRPAGQFVAETLTAVREAARPGVNLLELDDLAHRMIKQRGAESCYIDYHPSFGASPFGKVICTSVNDAVLHGLPHDYTLVDGDLLSIDFAVAVDGWVSDSALSFVVGQPTTPERGEADAKLIRATEVALDAGIAAAQPGKKIGDISAAIAAVAREAGYRINTDFGGHGVGRTMHGDPHIPNDGRAGRGYPLRPGLVIAIEPWFLETTDEIYTDDDGWTLRSADGSRGAHSEHTVAITADGPLVLTARD; encoded by the coding sequence ATGATCGAGCTGAGGAGCCCGCGCGAGATCGAGGAGATGCGCCCGGCCGGCCAGTTCGTCGCCGAGACGCTCACCGCCGTGCGCGAGGCCGCCAGGCCCGGCGTCAACCTGCTCGAGCTCGACGACCTGGCCCACCGGATGATCAAGCAGCGCGGCGCCGAGTCCTGCTACATCGACTACCACCCGTCGTTCGGCGCCAGCCCCTTCGGCAAGGTCATCTGCACCTCCGTCAACGACGCCGTCCTGCACGGCCTCCCCCACGACTACACCCTCGTCGACGGGGACCTCCTCAGCATCGACTTCGCCGTCGCCGTCGACGGCTGGGTCTCCGACTCCGCGCTGTCGTTCGTCGTCGGGCAGCCCACCACCCCCGAGCGTGGCGAGGCCGACGCGAAGCTCATCCGCGCCACGGAGGTCGCCCTCGACGCCGGGATCGCCGCCGCCCAGCCCGGCAAGAAGATCGGCGACATCTCCGCCGCCATCGCCGCCGTCGCCCGCGAGGCCGGCTACCGCATCAACACCGACTTCGGCGGCCACGGCGTCGGCCGCACCATGCACGGCGACCCGCACATCCCCAACGACGGCCGCGCCGGCCGGGGCTACCCGCTGCGCCCCGGCCTCGTGATCGCCATCGAGCCCTGGTTCCTCGAGACCACCGACGAGATCTACACCGACGACGACGGCTGGACCCTCCGCTCGGCCGACGGCTCCCGCGGCGCCCACAGCGAGCACACCGTCGCCATCACCGCCGACGGCCCGCTGGTCCTCACCGCCCGCGACTGA
- a CDS encoding ABC transporter substrate-binding protein encodes MTRTTTTARRRGLAVLAGGASLALLLTACSDPDGDAPSEGESGDATSSSSIDCAAYEEFGDLEGTTVNIYTSIVEPEQATQEASYDPFEECTGVTVAYEGSREFEAQLLVRIQAGNAPDIAYLPQPGLLNTIVNDYPDAIVPAPDATVANVDEFFSETWKGYGTVNDTFYAAPLGANAKSFVWYSPSMFADAGYEVPETWSDLLTLTETIAAEQETLPWCAGVESGDATGWPGTDWIEDVVLRTAGPDVYEQWYTHEIPFNDPQIVEAWDATGEILKNPEYVNAGLGGVDSIATSPWTDAGFPILDGNCWLHRAANFYQTQWPSGTEVGSEGDVFAFYLPTDQTDIKPVLGGGEFVAAFADRPEVQAFQTYLASADWANQKALATPEGGWVSANTGLDPANLQTEFDQLAWETLADEDAVIAFDGSDLMPGEVGAGTFWTGIVNWLTGSDTQEVVDQIEDSWPQ; translated from the coding sequence ATGACCAGAACCACGACGACCGCACGCCGGCGCGGCCTGGCGGTGCTCGCGGGGGGCGCGAGCCTGGCGCTCCTCCTCACCGCCTGCAGCGACCCGGACGGCGACGCCCCCAGCGAGGGGGAGAGCGGCGACGCGACCTCGTCGTCGTCCATCGACTGTGCCGCCTACGAGGAGTTCGGCGACCTCGAGGGCACCACCGTGAACATCTACACGTCGATCGTCGAGCCCGAGCAGGCCACCCAGGAGGCCTCCTACGACCCGTTCGAGGAGTGCACCGGTGTCACGGTGGCCTACGAGGGCTCGCGCGAGTTCGAGGCGCAGCTCCTCGTCCGCATCCAGGCCGGCAACGCCCCCGACATCGCGTACCTGCCGCAGCCCGGCCTGCTCAACACCATCGTCAACGACTACCCGGACGCCATCGTCCCGGCGCCCGACGCGACCGTCGCCAACGTCGACGAGTTCTTCTCCGAGACGTGGAAGGGCTACGGCACCGTCAACGACACGTTCTACGCCGCCCCGCTCGGCGCGAACGCGAAGTCGTTCGTCTGGTACTCGCCGTCGATGTTCGCCGACGCCGGGTACGAGGTCCCCGAGACGTGGAGCGACCTCCTCACGCTCACGGAGACCATCGCCGCGGAGCAGGAGACCCTGCCCTGGTGCGCCGGCGTCGAGTCCGGCGACGCGACCGGCTGGCCGGGCACGGACTGGATCGAGGACGTCGTCCTGCGCACCGCGGGTCCTGACGTCTACGAGCAGTGGTACACCCACGAGATCCCGTTCAACGACCCGCAGATCGTCGAGGCGTGGGACGCCACCGGCGAGATCCTCAAGAACCCGGAGTACGTGAACGCCGGCCTCGGCGGTGTCGACTCGATCGCCACCTCCCCGTGGACCGACGCCGGGTTCCCGATCCTCGACGGCAACTGCTGGCTGCACCGCGCGGCGAACTTCTACCAGACGCAGTGGCCGTCCGGCACGGAGGTCGGCTCCGAGGGTGACGTCTTCGCGTTCTACCTGCCGACCGACCAGACGGACATCAAGCCGGTGCTCGGTGGCGGCGAGTTCGTCGCGGCGTTCGCCGACCGGCCCGAGGTCCAGGCCTTCCAGACCTACCTCGCGAGCGCGGACTGGGCCAACCAGAAGGCCCTGGCCACGCCCGAGGGCGGTTGGGTCAGCGCCAACACGGGTCTCGACCCGGCGAACCTCCAGACGGAGTTCGACCAGCTCGCCTGGGAGACCCTGGCCGACGAGGACGCGGTCATCGCGTTCGACGGCTCGGACCTCATGCCCGGTGAGGTCGGTGCCGGCACGTTCTGGACCGGCATCGTCAACTGGCTGACGGGCTCCGACACCCAGGAGGTCGTCGACCAGATCGAGGACAGCTGGCCTCAGTGA
- a CDS encoding carbohydrate ABC transporter permease, protein MSWLLEPSGATEKFLVMFVAILLFVAVMSLVLFVVDRPKRIPNWVVAIGFVGVPLAFLLYGLIRPTLITVWNSFFDDTSTEFVGLDNYVTAFTQPQFQKVLLVTAAWVILAPLLSTVIGLVYAVLVDRTRFEKAAKALVFIPMAISMVGASIIWGFVYEFRPEQAGIQQIGLLNQVLVWLGMPPQQFLIGQPWNTGFLIVVMIWIQTGFAMTVLSAAIKAIPDDIVEAARLDGLHGMQMFRFITVPSIRPALVVVLTTIAMATLKAFDIVRTMTGGQFGTQVVANEFYTQAFRQNNQGLAAALAVVLFILVIPIIVYNVGQMRKAEDIR, encoded by the coding sequence GTGTCCTGGTTGCTCGAGCCGTCCGGAGCCACCGAGAAGTTCCTCGTCATGTTCGTGGCGATCCTGCTGTTCGTCGCCGTGATGAGCCTGGTCCTGTTCGTCGTCGACCGGCCCAAGCGCATCCCGAACTGGGTCGTCGCGATCGGCTTCGTCGGCGTACCGCTGGCCTTCCTGCTGTACGGGCTGATCCGACCGACGCTCATCACCGTGTGGAACTCGTTCTTCGACGACACCAGCACGGAGTTCGTCGGGCTCGACAACTACGTCACCGCGTTCACGCAGCCCCAGTTCCAGAAGGTCCTTCTCGTGACCGCGGCCTGGGTGATCCTGGCGCCGCTGCTCAGCACGGTCATCGGGCTGGTGTACGCCGTGCTGGTGGACCGCACCCGGTTCGAGAAGGCCGCCAAGGCGCTCGTGTTCATCCCCATGGCGATCTCGATGGTCGGCGCCTCCATCATCTGGGGCTTCGTCTACGAGTTCCGGCCCGAGCAGGCCGGCATCCAGCAGATCGGCCTGCTCAACCAGGTCCTCGTCTGGCTCGGCATGCCACCGCAGCAGTTCCTCATCGGGCAGCCGTGGAACACCGGGTTCCTCATCGTCGTGATGATCTGGATCCAGACCGGTTTCGCGATGACGGTGCTGTCGGCCGCGATCAAGGCGATCCCCGACGACATCGTCGAGGCCGCCCGGCTCGACGGCCTGCACGGCATGCAGATGTTCCGGTTCATCACCGTGCCGAGCATCCGGCCCGCCCTCGTCGTCGTGCTGACGACCATCGCCATGGCCACGCTCAAGGCGTTCGACATCGTCCGCACCATGACCGGCGGGCAGTTCGGCACCCAGGTCGTGGCGAACGAGTTCTACACGCAGGCGTTCCGGCAGAACAACCAGGGCCTCGCCGCCGCGCTCGCCGTGGTGCTGTTCATCCTGGTCATCCCGATCATCGTCTACAACGTGGGCCAGATGCGGAAGGCGGAGGACATCCGATGA
- a CDS encoding carbohydrate ABC transporter permease, which yields MTTTPTPGQAAGPLVEDDSPATPRKLSRLEKRAIATKGRLSSPWASGIAIIIAVLWTIPSVGLLVTSFRPELDIRNSGWWTVIPGVFTGEAEFTADNYNEVLYGNSSNLADTFVNSFVITIPAVIIPITLALLAAYAFAWIPFKGREFLFVAVFALQVVPLQVALVPLLSDYVDWGINGTFWTVWLSHSIFALPLAIFLLHNFMKDIPASLVEAARVDGAGHVKIFFRVLFPLLVPAIASFGIFQFLWVWNDLLVGLTFTSPAYRPMTVAVAELAGSRGGDWHLLTAGAFVAMIVPLIVFIALQRFFVRGMLAGAVKG from the coding sequence ATGACGACGACACCGACGCCCGGGCAGGCCGCCGGCCCCCTGGTCGAGGACGACAGCCCCGCGACGCCCCGCAAGCTGTCCCGCCTGGAGAAGCGCGCCATCGCCACCAAGGGGCGGCTCAGCTCACCCTGGGCCTCCGGTATCGCGATCATCATCGCGGTCCTGTGGACGATCCCGTCCGTCGGCCTGCTCGTGACGTCGTTCCGCCCCGAGCTCGACATCCGCAACAGCGGCTGGTGGACGGTCATCCCGGGCGTCTTCACCGGCGAGGCGGAGTTCACGGCCGACAACTACAACGAGGTCCTCTACGGCAACAGCTCGAACCTGGCGGACACGTTCGTCAACTCGTTCGTCATCACGATCCCGGCCGTGATCATCCCGATCACGCTCGCGCTGCTGGCCGCCTACGCCTTCGCCTGGATCCCGTTCAAGGGGCGGGAGTTCCTCTTCGTCGCCGTGTTCGCGCTCCAGGTGGTGCCGCTGCAGGTCGCGCTCGTCCCGCTGCTGTCCGACTACGTCGACTGGGGGATCAACGGCACCTTCTGGACCGTCTGGCTGTCGCACTCGATCTTCGCGCTGCCGCTCGCGATCTTCCTGCTGCACAACTTCATGAAGGACATCCCGGCGTCGCTCGTCGAGGCCGCCCGCGTCGACGGCGCCGGGCACGTGAAGATCTTCTTCCGTGTGCTGTTCCCGCTCCTCGTGCCGGCCATCGCGTCGTTCGGCATCTTCCAGTTCCTGTGGGTGTGGAACGACCTGCTCGTCGGCCTGACGTTCACCTCCCCCGCCTACCGCCCGATGACGGTGGCGGTCGCCGAGCTCGCCGGCTCCCGCGGCGGCGACTGGCACCTGCTCACCGCCGGTGCGTTCGTCGCCATGATCGTGCCGCTCATCGTGTTCATCGCGCTCCAGCGGTTCTTCGTGCGCGGCATGCTGGCGGGCGCGGTGAAGGGGTAG
- a CDS encoding DUF805 domain-containing protein, with product MGFGDAVKSVFSKYATFSGRARRSELWFWALFVALVAVALSILVNTTDGLTVDMTTMAISYGATYWIASLVNLALLLPGIAVTVRRLHDTDRSGFWWFIGLVPLAGPIVLLVFTVQDGTPGDNRFGTSPKAVAAPVPAAV from the coding sequence ATGGGTTTCGGCGACGCCGTCAAGTCCGTCTTCAGCAAGTACGCCACGTTCTCCGGCCGCGCCCGCCGGTCCGAGCTCTGGTTCTGGGCCCTGTTCGTGGCGCTCGTCGCCGTCGCGCTCAGCATCCTCGTCAACACCACCGACGGGCTCACCGTCGACATGACGACGATGGCCATCTCCTACGGGGCGACCTACTGGATCGCGTCGCTCGTGAATCTGGCACTGCTCCTGCCCGGCATCGCGGTCACGGTGCGGCGCCTGCACGACACGGACCGCTCCGGCTTCTGGTGGTTCATCGGCCTGGTCCCGCTGGCCGGCCCGATCGTCCTCCTCGTCTTCACGGTCCAGGACGGCACGCCGGGCGACAACCGCTTCGGCACCAGCCCGAAGGCCGTCGCCGCCCCGGTGCCCGCCGCCGTCTGA
- a CDS encoding EamA family transporter, with amino-acid sequence MPAPALFVVSGLTLYLGAAVAVGLFDTLGAPTVSWWRIVLAAVVLLAWRRPWRRRWTRHDLLVAAAFGAALSAMNIVFYVGIDHLPLGVAVAIEFTGPIAVAAVTGRGWRERGAIVVAACGVVLLAGVTLDGDLPREDVVVGLVAVLAAAACWAGYIVLGKRVAGGGSGIDGLAVGMAAGALLFAPLYGGSVPDVVLDPALLGFLLVVAVCSSVVPYVLDQVVLRRIGTATFSVLLALLPATATVVGAVVLRQVPTWPEVVGLALVTGAIAMTATGRD; translated from the coding sequence GTGCCCGCGCCCGCGCTGTTCGTCGTCTCCGGGCTGACGCTCTATCTGGGTGCGGCCGTCGCCGTCGGGCTCTTCGACACCCTCGGCGCGCCCACCGTGAGCTGGTGGCGGATCGTGCTCGCCGCCGTCGTCCTGCTCGCCTGGCGGCGGCCGTGGCGTCGCCGCTGGACGCGCCACGACCTGCTGGTCGCCGCCGCGTTCGGCGCCGCCCTGTCCGCGATGAACATCGTGTTCTACGTCGGCATCGACCATCTGCCCCTCGGCGTCGCGGTCGCCATCGAGTTCACGGGCCCCATCGCCGTGGCCGCCGTGACGGGGCGCGGCTGGCGAGAACGTGGCGCGATCGTGGTCGCGGCGTGCGGTGTGGTGCTGCTCGCGGGGGTCACGCTCGACGGCGACCTGCCCCGCGAGGACGTCGTCGTCGGCCTGGTCGCGGTGCTCGCCGCCGCGGCGTGCTGGGCCGGCTACATCGTGCTCGGCAAGCGCGTCGCGGGCGGTGGGTCCGGCATCGACGGGCTCGCCGTCGGCATGGCCGCCGGCGCCCTGCTGTTCGCGCCGCTCTACGGCGGCTCGGTGCCTGACGTCGTGCTGGACCCGGCGCTGCTCGGGTTCCTGCTGGTGGTCGCGGTCTGCTCGTCCGTCGTCCCGTACGTGCTCGACCAGGTGGTGCTGCGTCGCATCGGCACCGCGACCTTCTCGGTGCTCCTCGCCCTGCTGCCCGCGACCGCGACCGTCGTCGGCGCCGTGGTGCTGCGCCAGGTGCCCACCTGGCCGGAGGTCGTCGGGCTCGCGCTCGTCACCGGGGCGATCGCGATGACCGCCACCGGACGCGACTGA
- a CDS encoding NAD(P)H-quinone oxidoreductase, whose product MRAVTITVQGGSGKLTTNVTNLPDPDTSEIVVDVASSGINRADLLQRAGLYPPPPGAPEWPGLEISGTVRALGPGVSSRRVGERVVALLDGGGWADRAVVRAAQTLPVPDGVDLVDAAALPEAVCTAWTNLVDAGRLTAGETLLVHGGSGGVGSIAVQLGVALGARVVTTAGGPERVDRCRALGADVVVDHRRDDVVDAVRAATDGRGADVVLDVLGGGALRDNVCVLATGGRLVVIGLQQGRRGELDLAALMAKRATVTGTTLRSRSPQEKAAIVAAVGEHVWPMVADGRVRPVVHDRLPLGDAERALAMLESGEVFGKLLLVP is encoded by the coding sequence GTGCGAGCGGTCACGATAACGGTCCAGGGCGGGTCAGGGAAACTCACCACGAATGTGACGAACCTACCCGATCCCGACACGAGCGAGATCGTCGTTGATGTCGCCTCAAGTGGCATCAACCGCGCTGACCTGCTACAACGCGCCGGACTCTACCCTCCGCCGCCGGGCGCTCCCGAGTGGCCGGGGCTGGAGATCTCGGGTACGGTCCGCGCGCTGGGGCCGGGCGTGTCCTCCCGGCGTGTCGGTGAGCGCGTCGTCGCCCTGCTCGACGGCGGCGGCTGGGCGGACCGCGCGGTCGTCCGCGCCGCGCAGACGCTGCCCGTCCCCGACGGCGTCGACCTGGTGGACGCCGCGGCCCTGCCGGAGGCCGTGTGCACGGCCTGGACGAACCTCGTGGACGCCGGCCGCCTGACGGCCGGCGAGACGCTCCTGGTGCACGGCGGGTCGGGCGGCGTGGGCAGCATCGCCGTCCAGCTCGGTGTCGCCCTCGGTGCGCGCGTCGTCACCACCGCCGGCGGTCCCGAGCGGGTGGACCGGTGCCGGGCCCTCGGTGCGGACGTCGTCGTCGACCACCGGCGGGACGACGTCGTCGACGCGGTCCGGGCGGCCACCGACGGGCGCGGCGCCGACGTCGTGCTCGACGTCCTCGGCGGCGGCGCGCTGCGTGACAACGTGTGCGTCCTGGCCACCGGCGGCCGGCTCGTCGTCATCGGGCTGCAGCAGGGCAGACGGGGCGAGCTCGACCTCGCGGCCCTCATGGCGAAGCGCGCCACCGTCACGGGCACGACGCTGCGGTCGCGCAGCCCGCAGGAGAAGGCCGCGATCGTGGCCGCCGTGGGCGAGCACGTGTGGCCGATGGTCGCCGACGGCCGGGTGCGGCCCGTGGTCCACGACCGGCTCCCCTTGGGGGACGCCGAGCGGGCGCTGGCGATGCTGGAGAGCGGCGAGGTGTTCGGCAAGCTCCTGCTCGTGCCCTGA
- a CDS encoding nitrate- and nitrite sensing domain-containing protein yields the protein MPIFVLVLAAGFISWGALQEAAEARQTSALVDSLEVQDTAGSAVATERGLAFAALNDVPGAMDALVEAQEQTDEALDGRDAALRELDLDALSVNVQDAVAQTIDDRIELDDLQSDVTSRQILPAQALQRYSEVIERALDVPRSLSAVSTDEGLVRRLNAYTAMDEAMLANTYERALLSVGLYQQGQARGEDDLSARETTELAQISQQMSAAISDTDDHTAAAQEAVDRLGLGLSLPTLDEDFAILRTNVEYLNPSAVDPEVAAASAELSQQWIDAMQPVRDQVRDETVTYAGDLSGNARNQAIGTMLATFGIVLLSVVIAVVIARRIVNPLRRLTAATADVRDRLPQMVEQMAVPGQNPGVDLVQVPVESSDEIGRLANAFNEVNETTMVVARQQAALRGSIAEMFVNVARRDQVLLNRQLAFLDELERSEEDPNTLSNLFRLDHLATRMRRNAESLLVLAGIDSGRRVRQPMPVSDVIRTASSEIELYDRVRLNLQSDPHMLGHNALTGAHLLAELLENATMFSEPHTPVEVTTTRDARGVVVAVRDHGLGMSAEEIVDANAKVASAAATDAVGAQRLGLFVVGRLANRLNAQVVFGTGFEGRGTLVTVVLPNELFLADEALPLPQPTDPLEAATQRSAAQLSVPVRDEYALPAPAEESAPAPAATASAASAPAAPSTAPQVPTSAPAPVAQPVGLGFGLAEPEAPVAEPVDIDALTDGTTSAGMPRRRRSDGETPTEAIVLPPLVTPHLDESLPEADDAPWTPPQEVAPSERSLPSRHRAATPVAAEPVTLSGALPLPEPERLTGPLDVEQRAGLFSNFRSMDRLAESPQEGTLQLDAVSEDPADIPLGFGTGTPAPAPAAAPAPEAPAPVARSAWAADEPAAPAASPAESTEPEQDYAALPAFEDLMSDLPTRRGDAAAHRKRGLFGRKPAADEPAVDAATAAEPFAPGPVATTDPLAGRFAPEPERSPRSFDEAVGSPSEPAPPRSAPVAPAAPSLWGEPAGPSVPEPARPEPARPEPVRPERATAYRAPEIDHVPYQPGPAEPAPQPVQESPEDTRPTPTAYGESVLPLRSTSRGADDPLDPHYVPDTVEARSEWMASAVLYEEMSTLLQRGVFQEGNVTTTDQEPTYQPQSMPSPGAGLARRSRGAEQPPRTDRFTAQIERDPEQLRARLSAFQTATARGRSATTGGGVSTDAARP from the coding sequence GTGCCGATCTTCGTCCTCGTCCTCGCGGCGGGCTTCATCTCGTGGGGCGCCCTGCAGGAGGCAGCCGAAGCGCGCCAGACCTCCGCGCTGGTCGACAGCCTCGAGGTGCAGGACACCGCCGGCAGCGCCGTCGCCACCGAGCGCGGACTCGCGTTCGCCGCCCTCAACGACGTGCCGGGCGCCATGGACGCGCTCGTCGAGGCGCAGGAGCAGACCGACGAGGCGCTCGACGGCCGCGACGCCGCGCTGCGCGAGCTCGACCTCGACGCGCTGAGCGTCAACGTGCAGGACGCCGTCGCGCAGACCATCGACGACCGCATCGAGCTCGACGACCTCCAGAGCGACGTCACCTCGCGGCAGATCCTCCCCGCGCAGGCGCTGCAGCGCTACAGCGAGGTGATCGAGCGCGCCCTCGACGTCCCGCGGTCCCTCTCCGCCGTCTCCACCGACGAGGGCCTCGTGCGGCGCCTCAACGCCTACACCGCCATGGACGAGGCGATGCTGGCGAACACCTACGAGCGTGCGCTGCTCTCCGTGGGTCTCTACCAGCAGGGTCAGGCGCGCGGCGAGGACGACCTGAGCGCCCGCGAGACCACCGAGCTCGCCCAGATCTCCCAGCAGATGTCCGCGGCGATCAGCGACACCGACGACCACACCGCCGCCGCGCAGGAGGCCGTCGACCGTCTCGGGCTCGGGCTCTCGCTGCCCACCCTCGACGAGGACTTCGCGATCCTGCGCACCAACGTCGAGTACCTGAACCCGTCGGCCGTCGACCCCGAGGTCGCCGCTGCCTCCGCCGAGCTGTCGCAGCAGTGGATCGACGCCATGCAGCCCGTCCGCGACCAGGTCCGCGACGAGACCGTCACCTACGCGGGCGACCTGTCCGGCAACGCCCGCAACCAGGCCATCGGCACCATGCTCGCGACCTTCGGCATCGTGCTGCTGTCCGTCGTCATCGCCGTCGTCATCGCCCGACGCATCGTGAACCCGCTCCGGCGCCTCACCGCCGCCACCGCCGACGTGCGCGACCGCCTCCCGCAGATGGTCGAGCAGATGGCGGTGCCCGGACAGAACCCGGGCGTCGACCTCGTACAGGTCCCCGTCGAGTCCTCCGACGAGATCGGTCGCCTCGCGAACGCGTTCAACGAGGTCAACGAGACGACGATGGTCGTCGCCCGGCAGCAGGCCGCCCTCCGTGGGTCGATCGCGGAGATGTTCGTCAACGTCGCGCGTCGTGACCAGGTGCTCCTCAACCGCCAGCTCGCGTTCCTCGACGAGCTCGAGCGGTCCGAGGAGGACCCGAACACCCTGTCGAACCTGTTCCGCCTCGACCACCTCGCGACGCGGATGCGCCGCAACGCCGAGTCCCTGCTCGTCCTGGCGGGCATCGACTCGGGTCGACGCGTCCGGCAGCCCATGCCCGTCTCCGACGTCATCCGCACCGCGTCGTCCGAGATCGAGCTGTACGACCGGGTCCGCCTCAACCTCCAGTCCGACCCGCACATGCTCGGGCACAACGCCCTGACGGGCGCCCACCTGCTGGCCGAGCTCCTCGAGAACGCCACGATGTTCTCCGAGCCGCACACGCCCGTCGAGGTCACCACCACGCGCGACGCCCGCGGCGTCGTCGTCGCGGTGCGCGACCACGGCCTCGGCATGTCCGCGGAGGAGATCGTCGACGCCAACGCCAAGGTGGCTTCCGCAGCCGCGACCGACGCGGTCGGCGCCCAGCGCCTCGGCCTCTTCGTCGTCGGCCGGCTCGCGAACCGGCTCAACGCGCAGGTCGTCTTCGGCACCGGTTTCGAGGGGCGCGGCACGCTGGTCACCGTCGTCCTGCCGAACGAGCTCTTCCTCGCGGACGAGGCGCTGCCGCTGCCGCAGCCCACGGACCCGCTGGAGGCCGCGACGCAGCGGTCCGCCGCTCAGCTCTCCGTCCCCGTCCGGGACGAGTACGCGCTCCCGGCCCCTGCCGAGGAGTCTGCTCCCGCGCCGGCTGCCACGGCCTCGGCGGCCTCCGCCCCGGCTGCTCCGTCCACCGCGCCGCAGGTGCCCACGTCGGCGCCCGCCCCGGTGGCGCAGCCGGTCGGCCTCGGCTTCGGCCTGGCAGAGCCCGAGGCACCCGTCGCCGAGCCCGTCGACATCGACGCCCTGACCGACGGCACGACGTCCGCGGGCATGCCGCGCCGCCGTCGCTCCGACGGCGAGACGCCGACCGAGGCGATCGTGCTCCCGCCGCTGGTCACGCCGCACCTCGACGAGTCGCTGCCCGAGGCCGACGACGCCCCCTGGACGCCGCCGCAGGAGGTCGCGCCGTCCGAGCGCTCGCTCCCGAGCCGCCACCGTGCCGCCACGCCGGTCGCGGCGGAGCCGGTCACCCTCTCCGGCGCGCTCCCGCTCCCCGAGCCCGAGCGCCTCACCGGTCCGCTCGACGTCGAGCAGCGCGCCGGGCTGTTCTCCAACTTCCGGTCGATGGACCGGCTGGCGGAGAGCCCCCAGGAGGGCACGCTGCAGCTCGACGCCGTCTCGGAGGACCCGGCGGACATCCCGCTGGGCTTCGGGACCGGCACCCCGGCCCCGGCCCCGGCCGCTGCACCCGCACCCGAGGCTCCTGCACCCGTCGCCCGCTCGGCCTGGGCCGCGGACGAGCCCGCCGCACCGGCGGCGTCCCCGGCCGAGAGCACGGAGCCGGAGCAGGACTACGCCGCGCTGCCGGCGTTCGAGGACCTCATGTCCGACCTGCCGACCCGGCGCGGGGACGCGGCCGCCCACCGCAAGCGCGGTCTGTTCGGTCGCAAGCCGGCCGCCGACGAGCCCGCCGTGGACGCGGCGACCGCCGCGGAGCCGTTCGCACCCGGGCCCGTCGCCACCACCGACCCGCTCGCGGGCCGGTTCGCGCCGGAGCCCGAGCGCTCCCCGCGGAGCTTCGACGAGGCCGTCGGGTCCCCGAGCGAGCCGGCACCGCCGCGCAGCGCTCCGGTCGCCCCCGCGGCGCCGTCCCTCTGGGGCGAGCCCGCCGGGCCGTCCGTCCCCGAGCCTGCACGCCCCGAGCCCGCACGCCCGGAGCCGGTGCGTCCGGAGCGGGCGACGGCGTACCGCGCCCCCGAGATCGACCACGTCCCCTACCAGCCGGGGCCGGCCGAGCCGGCGCCGCAGCCCGTGCAGGAGTCCCCCGAGGACACCCGCCCGACCCCGACGGCGTACGGCGAGTCCGTCCTGCCGCTGCGGTCCACCAGCCGTGGAGCCGACGACCCGCTCGACCCCCACTACGTGCCCGACACCGTCGAGGCGCGCTCGGAGTGGATGGCGTCCGCCGTCCTCTACGAGGAGATGTCGACCCTGCTCCAGCGG